A window of Pirellula sp. SH-Sr6A contains these coding sequences:
- a CDS encoding FecCD family ABC transporter permease — MRPTNPVLKAIRGKSEWLLLASLLILGILSVVSLGIGPVTISIGTIWDWLTQSSSEGQQMEFTILTSLRLPRVLAALWTGAALAIAGVGFQCLFRNPLADPYVIGASSGAALGVAIAVIIGWRWSMFGVSPTSMFSMLGSIFTVGLVFVIGSANRGASSLTLLLAGVAISSLANALVSLLMFVHDGQKTMVILNWLLGSLAASNWQSLPTLVVLSTFGMVWLWMMARQMDAYSLGDIASQSLGLNLSRLRLSVVFAASVATAAAVSTAGVVGFVGLIAPQIARLLIGTRHTLLIPMSGLLGATITLIADAAARTVVAPAELPVGILTAMLGGPFFLGLLMRRGRSHSLLGRRGG, encoded by the coding sequence GTGAGACCGACGAATCCCGTTCTAAAGGCCATTCGTGGTAAGAGCGAATGGCTCCTATTGGCCTCTCTCTTGATACTTGGAATCCTATCGGTGGTCAGTCTTGGGATCGGTCCTGTGACGATTTCCATCGGGACCATTTGGGATTGGTTAACGCAAAGTTCGAGCGAGGGTCAGCAAATGGAGTTTACCATTCTGACCAGCCTGCGTCTCCCACGAGTCCTAGCGGCGTTGTGGACAGGCGCCGCGCTGGCGATCGCTGGCGTTGGATTTCAATGTCTGTTTCGAAACCCCTTGGCCGATCCCTATGTCATCGGCGCGTCGAGCGGTGCAGCATTGGGAGTGGCCATCGCGGTGATCATCGGATGGCGATGGTCGATGTTCGGGGTGAGCCCCACATCGATGTTCTCCATGTTGGGTTCCATCTTCACCGTTGGGCTAGTTTTTGTCATCGGGTCCGCGAACCGAGGGGCATCCTCGTTGACGTTGCTTCTCGCCGGAGTCGCAATTAGCAGCCTGGCGAACGCTCTCGTTTCGCTGTTGATGTTTGTGCACGACGGGCAAAAGACGATGGTCATATTGAATTGGCTCTTGGGGTCCCTCGCCGCGTCGAACTGGCAATCGCTGCCCACGTTGGTCGTGCTGTCGACTTTTGGCATGGTTTGGCTATGGATGATGGCGAGGCAGATGGACGCCTATTCGCTCGGCGATATCGCTTCGCAATCGCTTGGACTCAATCTCTCCCGATTGCGTTTGTCGGTCGTGTTCGCGGCGAGCGTTGCGACTGCCGCTGCGGTTTCAACGGCGGGAGTGGTTGGCTTTGTCGGATTGATCGCACCGCAGATCGCAAGATTGTTGATTGGTACGAGGCATACATTGTTGATTCCGATGAGCGGATTGCTCGGAGCCACGATCACTTTGATCGCCGACGCGGCCGCAAGAACCGTGGTTGCCCCGGCAGAGCTCCCGGTCGGTATCTTGACGGCAATGCTGGGCGGACCCTTCTTCTTGGGATTGCTCATGCGACGCGGCAGGTCACATTCCCTTTTAGGACGAAGAGGGGGGTGA
- a CDS encoding ABC transporter ATP-binding protein — MDPKPLRIENLSFSYTETPVLKGLDLTLLPGEMVVLLGANGAGKTTLLRTVARQLEPDSGAIWIDESDIHSFTRRTLAQRVSLMPQFEHRDTSLTVQEVVMLGRAPHVGWYKPWSTLDASLVRESLETTGMWGLRERTLDTLSGGEWRRMILARSLAQQARVLLLDEPTAGLDLRYQYESLRKIRELVKSRQLIALLSIHDLQQSAMFGDKIALLASQRLLAFGTPAEVLTAPLLEQAFGIRVQVFTNPINGLPTIVPDEA, encoded by the coding sequence GTGGATCCCAAACCCTTGCGCATCGAGAACCTTTCGTTCTCCTACACCGAAACGCCGGTTCTCAAAGGCCTGGATTTGACCCTATTACCTGGGGAGATGGTCGTATTGCTCGGAGCGAATGGAGCGGGCAAGACGACTCTATTACGAACCGTAGCACGGCAGTTAGAGCCTGATTCCGGAGCGATTTGGATCGATGAATCCGATATCCATTCTTTCACGCGGCGAACGCTGGCCCAACGCGTTTCGCTCATGCCGCAGTTCGAGCATCGGGACACCTCTCTGACGGTACAAGAAGTTGTGATGCTGGGCCGAGCTCCTCATGTGGGCTGGTACAAGCCGTGGTCCACGCTCGACGCAAGCTTGGTGAGAGAGTCATTAGAAACGACCGGAATGTGGGGGCTGCGAGAGAGAACGCTCGACACCTTATCGGGAGGGGAATGGCGGCGGATGATCCTCGCCCGTTCGTTGGCTCAGCAAGCTCGAGTGCTCTTGCTCGATGAGCCCACGGCGGGACTGGATCTGCGTTATCAATACGAGTCTCTGCGCAAGATTCGCGAGCTCGTGAAGTCTCGACAGCTCATCGCGCTTCTATCAATTCACGACTTGCAGCAATCCGCCATGTTTGGCGACAAAATCGCATTGCTCGCGTCGCAGCGTCTCCTCGCGTTCGGAACGCCTGCGGAAGTCCTTACGGCCCCACTGCTGGAACAGGCATTTGGAATCCGGGTTCAAGTCTTCACGAATCCGATCAACGGGCTACCCACGATTGTTCCGGATGAAGCGTAG
- a CDS encoding endonuclease/exonuclease/phosphatase family protein, protein MRRSLFAFLSLFVSFVISWLPFGMLYGEAPPVRVMSFNLRYGTAKDGANHWDHRKELLIETIAQFDPDLLGTQETLAFQKEHVATQLPFLESFGVGRDDGSNEGEMAALFFRKDRFEKLDGGHFWLSPTPDQIGSKGWDAALPRIATWVKLRDRLSPESLPILFLNTHFDHRGDEARYESAKLIRAKVAKLGAGHRVVVTGDFNAGVKSKPHDALFHNTVDTAGDIKLFDTYTHSESPQPDSEEGTFCNFDVSNRKGARIDWIAVSQDWSIRTARIDRTHEEERTPSDHFPVTAILRPASSPRTFHAMTYNIHHGRGMDEKVDLLRIAKILRDADPDWVALQEVDQNVTRSGSVDQAAELARLTDMYVVFGKAIDLQGGAYGQALLSKHPWSDHRVQQLANLPGREQRIALIGTTSDGTRSIQVIGTHLDHAHEPLRIQQAEELAKISVPADGLGILAGDMNAVKESVPMQTILKAWSTPTYRSPIATIPSQDPKRQIDFVLVKGAKEGTEFLPRSVMTDASDHLPLVLEWPR, encoded by the coding sequence ATGCGCCGATCTCTATTCGCTTTCCTTTCGCTTTTCGTATCGTTCGTCATCTCCTGGTTGCCATTCGGTATGCTTTACGGGGAAGCACCGCCTGTTCGGGTCATGAGCTTCAATCTGCGTTACGGTACTGCCAAGGACGGTGCGAATCACTGGGACCACCGCAAAGAGCTCTTGATCGAGACGATCGCTCAATTCGATCCCGATTTGCTGGGAACCCAGGAAACGCTCGCGTTTCAAAAGGAGCATGTCGCCACTCAACTCCCCTTTCTGGAGAGCTTTGGAGTCGGACGAGACGATGGCTCGAACGAAGGTGAAATGGCAGCCCTATTCTTTCGCAAAGATCGATTTGAGAAGCTGGATGGCGGTCACTTCTGGCTTAGTCCGACCCCCGACCAGATTGGGTCCAAAGGATGGGATGCGGCCCTCCCACGCATTGCGACGTGGGTCAAACTTCGCGATCGGCTTTCTCCCGAATCCTTGCCGATCCTTTTCCTCAATACGCACTTCGATCACCGTGGGGACGAAGCCCGCTACGAATCCGCCAAGTTGATCCGAGCCAAGGTTGCCAAGTTGGGCGCCGGGCATCGGGTTGTCGTTACCGGTGACTTCAACGCGGGTGTCAAATCGAAGCCGCACGATGCTCTTTTCCACAATACCGTCGACACTGCCGGTGACATCAAGCTGTTTGATACTTATACGCATTCAGAGAGTCCGCAACCGGATTCCGAGGAAGGGACCTTTTGCAACTTCGATGTCTCGAATCGGAAAGGTGCGAGGATCGACTGGATCGCCGTTTCCCAAGATTGGTCGATTCGGACCGCTCGCATCGATCGGACCCACGAAGAAGAGAGAACGCCATCGGATCACTTCCCCGTCACGGCCATTCTAAGACCAGCATCCTCTCCTCGAACCTTTCACGCGATGACTTACAATATCCATCACGGCCGAGGTATGGATGAAAAAGTGGATCTGCTGCGGATTGCCAAGATCCTTCGCGATGCTGATCCCGATTGGGTAGCGTTGCAGGAAGTCGACCAGAACGTCACTCGGTCGGGCAGTGTCGATCAAGCAGCCGAGTTGGCACGATTGACCGACATGTATGTGGTCTTTGGAAAAGCGATCGATTTGCAGGGAGGGGCGTATGGCCAAGCCCTTTTGTCCAAGCATCCTTGGAGCGACCATCGTGTTCAACAGCTCGCTAATCTCCCTGGACGCGAGCAACGCATCGCTTTGATCGGTACAACCAGCGATGGAACCCGATCGATCCAAGTCATCGGTACGCATTTGGACCACGCTCACGAACCGCTGCGGATCCAGCAAGCTGAGGAGCTAGCAAAGATCTCAGTCCCCGCCGATGGACTTGGAATCCTCGCGGGCGACATGAACGCTGTGAAGGAGTCGGTCCCGATGCAAACCATTCTCAAGGCATGGTCGACCCCAACCTATCGTTCCCCCATCGCGACGATTCCATCCCAAGATCCCAAAAGGCAAATTGACTTTGTGCTGGTGAAAGGAGCGAAAGAGGGAACGGAATTTCTACCCCGATCCGTTATGACCGACGCCTCCGACCATCTCCCGCTGGTGCTGGAATGGCCTCGATAA
- a CDS encoding sugar phosphate isomerase/epimerase family protein codes for MKRRSFLAGTTLCTAAYAASSLHAIEPFQRLKPAQLRLSLAAYSLRDLLTKPDSGWDLFKFVDYCHELGLPGAELTSYYFPKEVTTEYLVELKQHCHRRGVTISGGAIRNDYCQKDEAKLQADIEHTKLWIDRYAILGAPAIRIFAGNQPKGEEWGPTVERCVKVCETVSKYAASKGVYLGLENHGGVTAKAEGLLEIVKKVQAPSFGVNFDSGNFRSTADPYAELAQIAPYAINAQVKVDIYPNGQHEQTDLKRVIQILKDSHYSGWVALEYEAKEPALEAIPKWIAQLKPLMA; via the coding sequence ATGAAACGTCGCTCTTTCCTCGCCGGAACAACTCTATGCACCGCAGCTTATGCCGCATCCTCTCTGCATGCTATCGAACCGTTTCAACGCCTGAAGCCCGCTCAGTTGCGACTGAGTCTAGCCGCTTATTCGCTGCGGGATCTGCTGACTAAACCCGACTCGGGGTGGGACCTTTTCAAATTCGTGGATTACTGCCATGAACTTGGTCTCCCCGGTGCCGAGTTGACCAGCTACTACTTCCCCAAAGAAGTTACCACGGAGTATTTGGTCGAGCTCAAGCAACATTGCCACCGCCGGGGCGTTACCATTTCGGGAGGTGCCATTCGCAATGACTACTGCCAAAAGGATGAGGCCAAGCTGCAGGCAGATATCGAGCACACCAAACTGTGGATCGACCGTTATGCGATACTTGGCGCGCCTGCCATTCGCATCTTCGCAGGCAATCAGCCCAAGGGGGAGGAATGGGGGCCCACGGTCGAGCGCTGCGTAAAAGTCTGTGAAACCGTTTCGAAATACGCGGCTTCCAAGGGCGTTTACTTGGGACTCGAAAACCATGGCGGCGTGACGGCCAAGGCGGAGGGACTATTAGAGATCGTGAAGAAGGTTCAAGCTCCATCGTTCGGCGTCAACTTCGACTCAGGCAATTTCCGATCCACTGCGGATCCTTACGCGGAACTTGCACAGATCGCCCCCTATGCCATTAACGCGCAAGTCAAAGTCGATATCTATCCGAACGGCCAGCATGAGCAAACCGATCTGAAGCGAGTTATTCAGATCCTCAAAGATTCTCACTACAGCGGATGGGTCGCGCTCGAGTACGAGGCGAAGGAACCGGCTTTGGAAGCCATCCCGAAATGGATTGCGCAGCTCAAGCCACTCATGGCCTAA
- a CDS encoding RluA family pseudouridine synthase: MTTIPILFEDNHLLIVNKPSGWVVQGASPDQLSLLDWGKGYIKEKYNKPGNVFLGVVSRLDSWVTGAVPFARTSKAAARINEQLRAAMVLKLYWALVEDKPPRPEGTLVHWLVRDDREAITRAYNGEQPHSQKGELRYRTLGETDRGTLLEVELITGRKHQIRAQLTALGCPILGDRKYGSTRRMTEGIGLHCRRLAFEHPTLEQRIDVVAPLPKSWPEVSPHQDGNH; this comes from the coding sequence ATGACAACCATTCCGATTCTATTCGAAGACAATCACTTGCTGATCGTCAATAAACCCTCAGGCTGGGTTGTCCAAGGAGCGTCGCCCGATCAACTTAGCCTGCTCGATTGGGGGAAGGGCTATATCAAAGAGAAGTACAACAAACCCGGAAATGTCTTTCTCGGAGTCGTCAGTCGACTCGACTCCTGGGTCACCGGAGCCGTCCCTTTCGCTCGAACTAGCAAAGCGGCTGCGAGGATCAATGAACAGTTGCGAGCTGCGATGGTCTTGAAATTGTACTGGGCCCTCGTTGAAGACAAACCGCCAAGGCCCGAAGGCACGTTGGTGCATTGGCTTGTTCGGGACGACCGCGAAGCCATCACGCGGGCTTATAATGGAGAGCAACCGCACTCTCAGAAGGGGGAGTTGCGATACCGTACACTCGGAGAGACGGATCGCGGTACTCTGCTGGAAGTCGAACTCATAACGGGACGCAAACATCAGATCCGCGCCCAACTGACGGCGCTGGGTTGTCCTATTCTCGGGGATCGAAAATACGGTTCCACGCGCCGAATGACCGAAGGAATCGGATTGCATTGTCGGCGTCTGGCGTTCGAGCACCCCACGCTGGAGCAACGCATCGATGTGGTGGCACCATTGCCGAAGTCCTGGCCGGAGGTCTCCCCGCACCAGGACGGAAATCATTAG